A DNA window from Desulfonispora thiosulfatigenes DSM 11270 contains the following coding sequences:
- a CDS encoding pyridoxal phosphate-dependent aminotransferase, whose protein sequence is MEKISLVAKHAQDKSETDNIFGVNSAANAKAEIVGKENIVNASIGAFLDASGKLITLPTVEKTMYSLPFDDVANYAPIAGLPDYINAVIDVTFGENKPDAFVKGIATPGGSGAIHHAIWNYTEEGDTYLTSDWFWGPYKTMAREMMRKIDTFMTFDEEGKFNLQACIEKVEALAKVQKNVLLILNTPAHNPTGYSLTDDEWQALIDAFTELCNKKENNIILFVDIAYMDFAPEGSRKFFKKFSNLPANFLVLVGFSMSKGYTMYGYRTGCLLGISSDEQVITEFYDVNQFSSRGTWSNCTRSGMRLLIDLWKNPELMAKVNAERNEYRESMEDRAHTFINEAKEVGLKMCPYDSGFFITIPTTKAEEVGLKLREDNIFLVSLKKGLRIAICAVPAEKIKGMATKIKKAIDQIEG, encoded by the coding sequence ATGGAGAAGATATCTTTAGTTGCTAAACATGCTCAAGATAAAAGCGAGACAGATAATATATTTGGTGTAAATAGTGCCGCTAATGCTAAGGCTGAAATAGTAGGCAAAGAAAATATAGTTAATGCATCTATAGGTGCATTTTTAGATGCTTCTGGTAAATTAATTACTTTACCTACCGTAGAAAAAACAATGTATAGCTTGCCTTTTGATGATGTAGCAAATTATGCTCCGATAGCAGGATTACCAGATTATATTAACGCGGTAATCGATGTAACATTTGGCGAAAATAAACCAGATGCATTCGTTAAAGGAATAGCAACTCCAGGTGGAAGTGGTGCAATTCATCATGCTATCTGGAATTACACCGAAGAAGGAGATACATACTTAACTTCAGATTGGTTCTGGGGACCATATAAAACGATGGCTCGCGAGATGATGCGTAAAATTGATACATTTATGACTTTTGATGAAGAAGGAAAATTCAATTTACAGGCTTGTATTGAAAAGGTTGAAGCTTTGGCGAAAGTACAAAAAAATGTCCTTTTAATCCTTAATACACCTGCTCATAATCCAACAGGCTATAGTTTAACAGATGATGAATGGCAAGCTCTAATTGATGCTTTTACAGAGCTTTGCAATAAAAAAGAAAATAATATAATTTTATTTGTAGATATAGCTTATATGGATTTTGCACCTGAAGGTAGTCGTAAATTCTTTAAGAAATTTTCTAATTTACCAGCTAATTTCTTAGTTTTAGTAGGATTTAGTATGTCTAAAGGCTATACTATGTATGGCTATCGTACAGGATGCTTACTTGGAATTAGCTCTGATGAACAAGTAATTACAGAGTTTTATGATGTTAACCAATTCTCAAGTAGAGGTACTTGGTCTAACTGCACAAGATCAGGAATGAGACTATTAATAGATTTATGGAAAAACCCAGAATTAATGGCAAAGGTAAATGCTGAAAGAAATGAATATCGCGAAAGCATGGAAGATAGAGCACATACTTTCATTAATGAAGCTAAAGAAGTAGGTTTAAAAATGTGTCCTTATGATTCTGGATTCTTTATTACAATACCGACAACGAAAGCTGAAGAAGTAGGATTAAAATTAAGAGAAGATAACATTTTCTTAGTATCTCTTAAAAAAGGTTTGCGCATAGCTATTTGTGCCGTACCAGCTGAAAAAATTAAAGGTATGGCAACAAAGATTAAAAAGGCTATAGACCAAATAGAAGGTTAA
- the ndk gene encoding nucleoside-diphosphate kinase translates to MEKTFMMIKPDGVKRGLIGEIVKRLEVKGFTFSALKLSLISKEIAQKHYEEHLGKPFYKDLIEYITSGPVLLMVIQGHNAVLEARKMIGATNPNDAMPGTIRGDYAWEMSQNVVHGADSAQSALREINLYFERHELI, encoded by the coding sequence ATGGAAAAAACATTTATGATGATTAAACCAGATGGTGTTAAAAGAGGTCTTATCGGAGAAATAGTTAAGAGATTAGAAGTAAAGGGTTTTACTTTTAGTGCCTTAAAACTTTCACTTATCTCTAAAGAAATAGCACAAAAGCATTATGAAGAACATCTAGGAAAGCCTTTTTATAAAGACTTGATAGAGTATATTACCAGTGGTCCTGTTCTATTAATGGTAATTCAAGGTCATAATGCTGTATTAGAAGCTAGGAAAATGATAGGAGCAACTAATCCAAATGATGCTATGCCAGGAACAATTAGAGGCGATTATGCCTGGGAAATGAGCCAAAATGTCGTTCATGGTGCAGATAGTGCCCAAAGTGCTTTAAGAGAAATTAATTTATATTTTGAGAGACATGAATTAATTTAA
- the ftsH gene encoding ATP-dependent zinc metalloprotease FtsH, whose amino-acid sequence MNRVFKNLAIYLLIVLIAVTVLRWTNNPPVEEKVFNNLPEFIAAVEKGQIGELEITSYETYQELKGKTKANKEFMLHAPVNYDSLTDILIANNVNANQLPTPQPSWWTSVLSSLLPILLLIGVFFFMMQQTQGGGNRVMQFGKSKAKLHTDDKVKITFSDVAGVDEVKEELEEVVDFLKFPRRFTELGAKIPKGVLLFGPPGTGKTLLARAVAGEAGVPFFSISGSDFVEMFVGVGASRVRDLFEQAKKNAPCIVFVDEIDAVGRQRGAGLGGGHDEREQTLNQLLVEMDGFNLNEGIIIIAATNRPDILDPALLRPGRFDRQVAVSAPDVKGREEILQVHARNKPMDSKVDLKVMARSTPGFTGADLANLLNEAALLAARNNKKNISMNELEQSVERIIAGPEKKSRVINEFEKKIVSYHEAGHALVAELLPNCDPLHKVSIIPRGRAGGYTLLLPKEDRNYITKSHLLEQVSMMLGGRIAEKLVLNEITTGAQNDLERVTTTVRKMITEWGMSDELGTITFGNQNSEQVFLGRDIARDRNYSEAVAFSIDKEVKSIIDQRYKVAEKILSQNIDKLHLIAKELMEKETLDAVEFAKLMKGVTDSPKRTVDGETLTDTIKSDEEVINLDQNTINMEEDKNDGIIKITFKG is encoded by the coding sequence TTGAATCGCGTATTTAAAAACTTAGCAATTTATTTATTAATTGTATTGATTGCAGTAACAGTTTTACGATGGACAAATAATCCACCAGTAGAAGAAAAAGTATTTAATAATTTACCAGAATTTATCGCCGCTGTAGAAAAAGGACAAATTGGTGAGCTCGAGATTACATCTTATGAAACATACCAAGAACTTAAAGGTAAGACTAAAGCAAATAAAGAATTCATGTTGCATGCTCCAGTTAACTATGATAGTTTAACGGATATTTTAATTGCAAACAACGTTAATGCTAATCAATTACCAACTCCACAGCCATCTTGGTGGACTAGTGTACTATCTTCATTATTACCAATTCTATTATTAATTGGGGTTTTCTTCTTTATGATGCAACAAACACAAGGTGGAGGAAACCGAGTAATGCAATTTGGTAAAAGTAAAGCTAAGCTACATACAGATGATAAAGTAAAGATTACTTTCAGTGATGTAGCAGGGGTAGATGAGGTTAAAGAAGAATTAGAAGAGGTAGTTGATTTTCTTAAATTCCCACGCAGGTTTACAGAATTAGGTGCTAAGATTCCAAAGGGTGTTTTACTTTTTGGACCTCCTGGAACAGGAAAAACCCTTTTAGCAAGAGCAGTTGCTGGAGAGGCAGGAGTGCCGTTTTTTAGTATCAGTGGTTCTGATTTCGTAGAAATGTTTGTTGGTGTCGGAGCATCAAGAGTTAGGGATTTATTCGAACAAGCAAAGAAAAACGCTCCTTGCATAGTTTTCGTCGATGAAATTGATGCAGTAGGTAGACAAAGGGGTGCAGGTCTTGGTGGTGGTCATGATGAAAGAGAACAAACCCTTAACCAATTATTAGTTGAAATGGATGGATTTAACCTAAATGAAGGTATAATCATTATTGCAGCAACTAATAGACCTGATATTTTAGACCCAGCATTATTAAGACCAGGAAGATTTGATAGACAGGTTGCTGTTAGTGCCCCTGATGTTAAAGGTAGAGAAGAAATTTTACAAGTTCATGCGAGAAATAAGCCTATGGACAGTAAAGTAGACTTAAAAGTAATGGCAAGAAGTACACCAGGTTTTACAGGTGCTGATTTAGCAAATTTACTTAACGAGGCAGCACTTTTAGCAGCTAGAAATAACAAGAAAAACATTTCTATGAATGAGTTAGAACAGTCTGTTGAAAGAATAATTGCAGGTCCTGAGAAAAAATCTCGTGTTATTAATGAATTTGAAAAGAAAATTGTTTCTTATCACGAAGCAGGGCATGCTTTAGTAGCTGAATTGTTACCTAATTGTGATCCACTGCATAAGGTTTCAATTATTCCAAGAGGAAGAGCAGGAGGATATACATTACTGTTACCAAAAGAAGATAGAAACTATATTACAAAGTCTCATTTATTAGAGCAAGTTTCGATGATGCTTGGTGGAAGAATAGCAGAAAAACTTGTTTTAAATGAAATTACAACTGGAGCTCAAAATGACCTTGAAAGAGTTACGACCACAGTTCGTAAAATGATTACAGAATGGGGTATGTCTGATGAGCTGGGCACCATTACATTTGGTAATCAAAATAGTGAACAGGTATTTTTAGGAAGAGACATTGCTAGAGATCGTAATTATAGTGAAGCAGTTGCCTTTTCAATTGATAAAGAAGTAAAAAGTATTATTGATCAAAGATATAAGGTTGCAGAAAAGATTCTTAGCCAAAATATTGATAAACTTCATCTGATAGCTAAAGAGTTAATGGAAAAGGAAACCCTTGATGCTGTAGAGTTTGCAAAGCTAATGAAAGGTGTAACCGATTCTCCAAAACGTACTGTAGATGGAGAAACCTTAACTGATACAATTAAGTCAGATGAAGAAGTTATTAATTTAGATCAAAACACTATTAATATGGAAGAAGATAAGAATGATGGTATTATCAAAATAACTTTCAAAGGATAA
- the tilS gene encoding tRNA lysidine(34) synthetase TilS, which produces MNFVKKVEWTIKKHTMIQAKDKILVGVSGGADSLALLYVLKELKQKHDFELGVVCVDHMFRGEESKKEALYVQELATKWGINSYVYEKNVPKIIKKTGLSPEDAGHKIRHEIYNELKGKYNYTKLALGHHAEDRAETVLLHLVQGTGLKGLASMPPVFNWMIRPLAEVTKQEVIDYCQKEKIIYHQDPTNEQKIYLRNKIRLDLIPYLQKELNPNIVEALLKLENIVEVDNKFLENYTKKIKKEVLSSSQNDNIIIDLEKFNKLDLAIKRRILRDIYQNLRKDTQGLSYHHVENIIELSLNKKGAKSINLPQGIIVKKSYTSLIFTQNKKESVVEKNREIPVNVPGKTIIPGEDIIIEAFLSDKMIKSKDYYQVVVDRDKLPSPLTIRKRKPGDRVHLLGMEGTKKLKNFFIDRKIEKEKRDQINLICSGDNIIWIPGLALSNQVRVTNETKNYLILQIKSKEIV; this is translated from the coding sequence GTGAATTTTGTAAAAAAGGTAGAGTGGACAATTAAAAAACATACTATGATCCAGGCTAAAGATAAAATATTAGTTGGCGTATCTGGAGGTGCAGATTCTTTAGCCTTATTATATGTTTTAAAAGAATTAAAGCAAAAACATGATTTTGAACTAGGTGTTGTTTGTGTTGATCATATGTTTAGAGGAGAAGAGAGTAAAAAGGAAGCTTTATATGTACAAGAATTAGCTACTAAATGGGGTATAAATAGTTATGTTTATGAAAAAAATGTACCTAAGATTATAAAAAAAACTGGCCTTTCTCCAGAAGATGCTGGTCATAAAATAAGGCATGAAATATATAATGAATTAAAGGGAAAATATAATTATACAAAGCTTGCCTTAGGTCATCATGCTGAAGATAGGGCAGAAACTGTTTTACTGCATTTAGTACAAGGTACAGGCTTAAAAGGTTTAGCCTCGATGCCCCCAGTATTTAATTGGATGATACGTCCATTAGCAGAAGTGACTAAACAAGAAGTCATAGATTATTGTCAAAAGGAAAAAATAATTTATCATCAAGATCCAACCAATGAACAAAAAATTTATTTGCGAAATAAAATTAGACTAGATTTAATTCCTTATTTACAAAAGGAATTAAACCCTAATATTGTAGAAGCACTTTTAAAATTAGAAAACATCGTTGAGGTAGATAATAAGTTTTTAGAAAATTACACTAAGAAAATTAAAAAAGAGGTATTATCTAGTTCTCAAAACGATAATATTATAATAGATTTAGAAAAATTCAATAAATTAGATTTAGCGATTAAAAGAAGAATCTTGCGAGATATTTATCAAAATTTAAGGAAAGATACTCAAGGATTAAGTTACCATCATGTCGAAAACATAATAGAGCTCTCTTTAAATAAAAAAGGAGCTAAAAGCATCAATTTACCTCAAGGTATCATTGTAAAAAAAAGTTATACATCATTAATTTTTACCCAGAACAAAAAAGAAAGTGTAGTAGAAAAAAACAGAGAAATTCCAGTAAATGTTCCAGGTAAAACAATTATTCCTGGAGAAGATATTATAATAGAAGCATTTCTCTCAGACAAGATGATAAAATCAAAAGATTATTATCAAGTAGTAGTTGATAGGGATAAATTACCAAGCCCCTTAACTATCAGAAAAAGAAAGCCTGGTGACAGAGTGCATCTATTAGGAATGGAGGGAACTAAGAAACTTAAAAACTTTTTTATAGACCGAAAAATAGAAAAGGAAAAAAGAGATCAAATTAATCTTATTTGTTCAGGGGATAATATTATTTGGATACCAGGTCTTGCTTTAAGTAATCAGGTAAGGGTTACCAATGAAACAAAAAATTACTTAATATTACAGATAAAATCCAAGGAAATAGTTTGA
- the spoIIE gene encoding stage II sporulation protein E has protein sequence MIGKAVIRTNSSKSGVMLLNWLRLDNFIFCIVGFILTQAVILGEIKPFASAYIGSVAVWDKQKRWWVLGGTLLGTLFTNNLGHAIPSLIISILIFSILYNQFLVDKKQWIIVPSIIASIILVVNGILIVINQGTLYNWVSIVFESAFAGLITLVMITTFGAVEKYKHKMEISLEEKVSLVIVILGVLLGLGNVNIASVNVQSLISKIFVLSSAYLAGPGGGAAIGTIVGLVPSVTGNISVATIGFYSLSGLLGGVFRGLGKVGIIIGFTLGNLILSMYFSGTEQVINTLIETLIAGVIFAIIPLKALMPEVEKKKEEMPAFKDDSSEKLERMSKVFNELSKAFNVKEEIIEKDQENPVIDILKEVSGKVCDRCTHYQTCWKKDYLETYQSMVEACNKGESKGRIDEKHFSLELQRRCMRIRELSLALWYQLELYKKDNAINEKILSSQQVVATQLEGVAGLVKGFAQEVTSRETTNEELAEAIKFSLMEENIKIQNVKVIETDNDDKEIIIVQESCPGQSWCTNFIAPKVSQFLDRTYTVKQSRCPTAGNSSCTYHLNPTKAYSVTTGVAMAIKDGGDISGDDWSCLSLPNRKYAMILGDGMGAGAKAFKESHTAINLLERLLTAGLTQKMAVETVNSVLYLRSNEETFTTIDMVVVNEVSAIAEFIKVCSPPSFIKRNNTVNVVKSKSLPAGILNQVEVEHFKYAVNVDDIIINMTDGVFDAINGSVEDWCKVIENLPHEDPQLIADYIIELAKYTLNGNINDDLTVLVARIDYRSE, from the coding sequence GTGATTGGAAAAGCTGTTATAAGAACAAATTCTAGTAAATCTGGGGTGATGTTATTAAATTGGTTACGCCTAGATAACTTTATATTTTGTATTGTAGGTTTTATCTTAACCCAAGCTGTCATATTAGGGGAAATAAAACCTTTTGCCTCAGCTTACATTGGTTCTGTAGCTGTATGGGACAAGCAAAAAAGATGGTGGGTTCTAGGGGGTACATTATTAGGTACACTTTTTACTAATAATTTAGGACATGCTATACCTAGCTTAATTATTAGTATTCTTATTTTTAGTATTCTGTATAATCAATTTTTAGTAGATAAGAAGCAATGGATAATTGTTCCTTCAATTATCGCTTCGATAATATTGGTTGTTAATGGGATATTGATTGTTATCAATCAGGGAACTTTATATAATTGGGTTTCAATTGTTTTTGAAAGTGCTTTTGCTGGCTTAATCACCTTAGTAATGATAACTACTTTTGGAGCCGTAGAAAAGTACAAGCATAAGATGGAAATATCTTTAGAAGAAAAGGTAAGCTTAGTAATTGTAATTTTAGGGGTTTTACTAGGACTTGGTAATGTAAATATTGCAAGTGTGAATGTGCAAAGTTTAATTTCTAAAATATTTGTTCTTTCTTCAGCATATTTGGCAGGTCCTGGTGGAGGCGCAGCTATTGGTACTATTGTAGGATTAGTTCCAAGTGTTACAGGAAATATCAGCGTCGCTACTATCGGATTTTATTCTTTAAGTGGTTTATTAGGTGGAGTGTTCAGGGGATTAGGAAAAGTTGGAATTATTATCGGGTTTACGCTTGGTAATCTTATTCTTTCGATGTATTTTTCAGGAACAGAACAAGTAATAAATACGCTTATAGAAACATTAATAGCAGGGGTAATTTTTGCAATCATACCCTTAAAAGCTCTTATGCCTGAAGTAGAAAAGAAGAAAGAAGAAATGCCAGCATTTAAAGATGATAGCTCTGAAAAGTTAGAAAGAATGTCTAAGGTTTTCAATGAATTAAGTAAGGCATTTAATGTAAAAGAAGAGATTATAGAAAAAGATCAAGAAAATCCTGTAATAGATATTTTAAAAGAAGTATCAGGTAAGGTTTGCGACAGATGTACTCACTATCAAACTTGCTGGAAAAAAGATTATTTAGAAACTTATCAATCCATGGTAGAAGCTTGCAACAAAGGAGAAAGTAAAGGCAGAATTGATGAAAAGCACTTTTCGCTTGAATTACAACGAAGATGTATGAGAATAAGAGAGCTTAGTTTAGCCCTTTGGTATCAGCTTGAGTTATATAAAAAAGATAATGCTATAAATGAAAAAATTCTTAGCTCACAGCAAGTTGTTGCTACTCAATTAGAAGGTGTGGCAGGTTTAGTAAAAGGTTTTGCCCAGGAAGTAACATCTAGGGAAACAACTAATGAAGAACTAGCTGAAGCAATTAAGTTTAGTCTAATGGAAGAAAATATTAAAATTCAGAATGTTAAAGTAATTGAAACGGATAACGATGATAAAGAAATAATTATTGTACAAGAATCATGTCCAGGACAAAGCTGGTGTACAAATTTTATTGCACCTAAAGTTTCTCAATTTTTAGATAGAACATATACCGTAAAACAAAGCAGGTGCCCAACAGCAGGAAATAGTAGTTGTACATATCATTTAAATCCAACTAAGGCGTATTCTGTAACTACAGGTGTTGCCATGGCAATAAAAGATGGTGGAGATATCTCAGGAGATGATTGGTCTTGTTTATCTTTACCTAATCGCAAGTACGCTATGATTTTAGGAGATGGAATGGGGGCTGGAGCAAAGGCCTTTAAAGAAAGTCACACGGCAATAAATTTACTTGAAAGATTATTAACAGCGGGGCTTACACAAAAAATGGCTGTTGAAACGGTTAATTCAGTGTTGTATTTACGTTCCAATGAAGAAACCTTTACAACTATTGATATGGTAGTTGTTAATGAAGTATCAGCGATAGCAGAATTCATTAAGGTATGCTCACCCCCTTCATTTATTAAAAGAAATAATACGGTCAATGTAGTTAAATCAAAGTCTCTACCAGCAGGTATTTTAAATCAAGTAGAGGTAGAACATTTTAAATATGCAGTTAATGTAGATGATATTATTATAAATATGACGGATGGAGTATTTGATGCCATAAATGGAAGTGTCGAAGATTGGTGCAAGGTAATTGAGAATTTACCTCATGAAGATCCTCAGTTAATTGCTGATTACATAATTGAATTAGCAAAATACACTTTAAATGGAAATATAAATGATGATTTAACGGTGTTAGTAGCGCGTATAGATTATCGCTCAGAATAA
- the rho gene encoding transcription termination factor Rho, translating to MTAVNINELESKTMAELYNMAKKIELTGYSKLRKKELVFEIQKAFAKNDGQLRAQGVLEIMQDGYGFLRPVAYLPSSDDIYVSPSQIRKFDLRTGDRVGGLCRKPKDNERYFALLRVEEVNGENPDKSSERLHFEGFTPIYPQEKIKLEINNSPTAPRIIDLVSPVGKGQRGLIVSPPKAGKTELLKEIAHSISINYPEIEILVLLIDERPEEVTDMQRSVKGEVISSTFDEPPENHVKVSEMVLERAKRLVEHGKDVVILMDSVTRLARAYNLVIPSSGRTLSGGVDPNALHKPKRFFGAARNIEEGGSLTILATALVDTGSRMDDVIFEEFKGTGNMELILDRKIAERRTFPAIDIIRSGTRKEDLLLSKEELDVNWKLRKRFSNANPQEAAEMIIDALGKTKSNSDLVRAWPKMFE from the coding sequence ATGACCGCGGTTAATATAAATGAGCTTGAAAGTAAGACTATGGCTGAACTATATAATATGGCAAAAAAGATAGAATTAACAGGTTATTCAAAACTGAGAAAAAAGGAACTAGTATTTGAAATTCAAAAAGCATTTGCAAAAAATGATGGACAGTTAAGGGCGCAAGGTGTACTTGAAATAATGCAAGATGGATATGGATTTTTAAGACCAGTAGCTTACTTACCTAGTAGTGATGATATTTATGTATCTCCTTCACAAATTAGAAAATTTGATTTAAGAACAGGAGATAGAGTAGGTGGTTTATGTCGTAAACCTAAAGATAACGAAAGATATTTCGCCTTATTACGAGTAGAAGAGGTTAATGGAGAAAACCCCGATAAATCATCCGAAAGACTTCACTTCGAAGGGTTCACCCCTATTTATCCACAAGAAAAAATAAAATTAGAAATTAATAATAGTCCAACTGCTCCTAGAATTATTGATTTAGTTAGTCCTGTGGGGAAAGGACAAAGAGGACTAATTGTTTCTCCACCAAAGGCTGGAAAGACAGAATTATTAAAAGAAATAGCTCATAGTATCTCGATAAATTATCCTGAAATAGAAATTTTAGTATTATTAATAGATGAAAGACCTGAAGAAGTAACAGATATGCAAAGGTCAGTTAAAGGTGAGGTAATTAGCTCAACTTTTGATGAACCACCAGAAAATCATGTCAAGGTATCGGAAATGGTCTTAGAAAGAGCTAAAAGACTGGTAGAACATGGCAAGGATGTAGTGATTTTAATGGATAGTGTTACTCGTTTGGCGAGAGCTTATAATTTAGTAATCCCTTCTAGTGGTCGCACATTATCAGGGGGTGTAGACCCAAATGCCCTACATAAACCAAAAAGATTTTTTGGAGCTGCTCGTAATATTGAAGAAGGTGGCAGCTTAACCATTTTAGCTACAGCTTTGGTGGATACAGGTAGTAGAATGGATGATGTGATTTTTGAAGAATTTAAAGGTACAGGAAATATGGAATTAATTTTAGATCGTAAAATAGCGGAAAGAAGAACTTTCCCTGCGATAGATATTATAAGATCTGGAACTAGAAAAGAAGACCTTTTACTTAGTAAAGAAGAGTTAGATGTCAATTGGAAGTTGCGCAAAAGATTTTCAAATGCAAATCCCCAAGAGGCAGCCGAAATGATCATAGATGCTCTCGGAAAAACTAAAAGCAATAGTGACCTTGTGAGAGCTTGGCCAAAAATGTTTGAATAG
- the glpX gene encoding class II fructose-bisphosphatase yields MERELAIEFARVTEAAALNSARWMGKGDKIAADDAAVKAMRSMFDTIHIEGKVVIGEGEMDEAPMLYIGEKVGLGEGVKVDIAVDPLEGTNLVAKGMNGAIAVMAVAKEDCLLHAPDMYMDKIAVGPLAVGAIDLDASPEENVRNVAQKLGKKIEEVTVVILDRPRHQKIINAIRKAGARIKLITDGDVSPVVATAIPDSGVDMVIGIGGAPEGVLAAAALKCMGGDMRARLIPENEEELRRMKEMGITDTKKVLTIDDLVKTDEVVFVATGITDGETLKGVRFFNDRATTHTVVMRGKTGTIRFIEAYHYFSRKPHYVRMDG; encoded by the coding sequence ATGGAAAGAGAACTAGCTATAGAATTTGCAAGAGTAACAGAAGCGGCTGCATTAAATTCAGCTCGTTGGATGGGTAAGGGAGATAAAATAGCAGCAGATGATGCTGCTGTAAAGGCAATGAGATCTATGTTTGATACTATTCACATAGAAGGTAAGGTAGTTATAGGTGAAGGAGAAATGGATGAAGCTCCTATGCTATATATAGGTGAAAAGGTTGGACTAGGTGAAGGTGTAAAGGTTGATATTGCAGTAGATCCATTAGAAGGAACTAATTTAGTTGCTAAAGGTATGAATGGTGCAATAGCTGTAATGGCAGTTGCAAAGGAAGATTGTCTATTACATGCCCCTGATATGTATATGGACAAAATAGCAGTAGGTCCTTTAGCTGTAGGAGCAATAGATTTAGATGCAAGTCCTGAAGAAAATGTACGAAATGTTGCTCAAAAATTAGGCAAAAAAATAGAAGAAGTAACAGTTGTGATTTTAGATCGTCCTCGTCATCAAAAAATTATTAATGCAATTAGAAAAGCTGGGGCAAGGATAAAATTAATAACAGACGGTGATGTTTCTCCAGTAGTAGCAACAGCAATTCCTGATTCGGGTGTGGATATGGTAATTGGGATAGGAGGAGCACCAGAAGGAGTTTTAGCAGCTGCTGCTTTAAAATGCATGGGCGGAGATATGAGAGCTCGCTTAATTCCTGAAAATGAAGAAGAGTTAAGAAGAATGAAAGAAATGGGTATAACTGATACCAAAAAGGTCTTAACAATAGATGATTTAGTTAAAACAGATGAAGTTGTGTTTGTGGCAACTGGAATCACTGATGGAGAAACTTTAAAGGGTGTAAGATTCTTTAATGATAGAGCGACAACTCATACAGTTGTAATGCGTGGCAAAACTGGTACAATTAGATTTATAGAAGCTTATCACTATTTCTCTAGAAAACCACATTATGTAAGAATGGATGGCTAA
- the fsa gene encoding fructose-6-phosphate aldolase yields MELFIDSANLEDIKKAAELGVISGVTTNPTLIAKEGRNFQEVIMEITKLVDGPISAEVIGLTKDQMVKEARELVKIHPNIVIKIPMIAEGLKAIKELSKEGIKTNCTLIFSVNQAILAANAGATYVSPFVGRLEDIGEEGIGLVAKMAHVFEIYDYKTKIIAASIRNPKHVDQVAEVGADIATVPYKVIDAMMNHQLTDKGVDQFLKDWETVKDK; encoded by the coding sequence ATGGAATTATTTATTGATTCGGCTAATTTAGAAGATATCAAAAAGGCAGCAGAACTGGGTGTTATTTCTGGTGTGACAACAAATCCAACATTAATAGCTAAAGAAGGCAGAAACTTTCAGGAAGTAATTATGGAGATAACCAAGCTTGTTGATGGTCCTATAAGTGCAGAGGTAATTGGACTAACTAAAGACCAAATGGTTAAAGAAGCAAGGGAACTTGTGAAAATTCATCCTAATATTGTAATTAAAATACCAATGATAGCTGAAGGATTAAAGGCTATTAAAGAATTAAGCAAAGAAGGAATCAAAACAAATTGTACTTTGATTTTTTCTGTAAACCAAGCTATTTTAGCTGCTAATGCAGGGGCTACTTATGTAAGTCCTTTTGTAGGCAGACTGGAGGATATTGGGGAAGAAGGTATTGGACTTGTAGCAAAAATGGCTCATGTATTTGAAATTTATGATTATAAAACTAAAATAATTGCAGCTAGTATCCGAAATCCAAAGCATGTAGACCAAGTAGCTGAAGTAGGAGCTGATATAGCAACAGTTCCATATAAAGTAATTGATGCGATGATGAATCATCAGCTGACAGATAAGGGAGTAGACCAATTTTTAAAGGATTGGGAAACCGTAAAAGATAAATAA